DNA sequence from the Oncorhynchus nerka isolate Pitt River linkage group LG9b, Oner_Uvic_2.0, whole genome shotgun sequence genome:
taagaaaaaagtattatttacaatgacggcctaccggggaaaagtgggttaactgcctttttcaggggcagaacgacagatttttaccttgtcagctcggggattcgattatTGGCCCAGCTCGGGATTTGGTTACACGCCCAACGCTCTAGCCACTCggcaacctgccgcccctaaTCACTTCCTATTAAACAACTTTAGTTTTCTTTGTTGATTTTCTGTTTTGCTGTAAACTTGCCTCTGACTTAGGTATGTGTCCAATTCAGCTTTCTTAGCTCTCCGCCCTTCCTTCCCCGTGTAAATAAGCATTTTTTTGTTGGGTTTTAGTCTTGAATTGTGCTGTAATACTGTAACTCCAGGTTTGCTAAAACCAATGAATTAATAAACAAAATATAAAAGCAGTATTTGTATAAACTTAGTTAACATTTATTTGAATCTGAGGCAACTCCACACTTTCGATGTCCCTTAAGTCCAAACTGATAATTGTATCACCCTCATCGAGCCACTAGGTGGCATAAGTGTAGAACTCCCAGTACATCAAATGCATTTAGGGATGAAGTTAGTTCAGTTCAAGCATTATTTTTTTCCCCTTTCTATTCTGGTGACCTGTATTGTACTaatgtaatacaacaaaataataagggggggggggcatatgCACCTATACTAATGTCTGAGAGAGGCCCTAATAATAGCTGGCACAGTGTGTGATAGGGCAGTCAGCCCACAATAAGACTTGACAGATTAAATAATTCAGTGAATTTAATAAACATCTTTGAGAGATAAAATCCCATTAAAAATGGCTACATGGGGCCAACAACAATGAAGGCTACATTCATGGTGACAACACAGAACTGCACAACAGAATGAACAGAATTACTGTACACGAGTTTACAAGACATGCACAATTCATATTTGCAAAATAAGACGTTTtggtaaataaaatataaatttgTCATTGGTAAGTGCTTGTAAACAAGTAAGGCATATATTACACAGTGGATGACAGGCACTCAATGACATCCTGGTGTTTAGTTGCACTCATTGAGATTGTCCAGTTTACATGCAGATAATGCTATCCTTGTAGGTAGGCTATGTATTGAATTTGTCCATTGGAGAGCTGATATGCATGTTGCCCGACAGAGGGCAGCAACAATGGTCTGTTTGCTACAAAACGGGCTTATAGCCAACATTTTTAAGAGACCCATAGTGTTCCAGTTCTAATGGATTTTCAGGTGTGAATTTGTATTCTATTATATGAGAAAAGGCAAATAGCCTACTGTGTTTCAGTTAGTCAATATCCTCAGAGGATAACTAACCCTATAATGTAGGTTGCCTCAAAGGCCTAAACAATCCTCTAGTAAACTTGTACTGGCTTTGGCATAAGCTGACATCCATTACTGACATGGTTCATAACCTTTTGTTTCAACTGGGCCACCTGCTCTCTGAGCACACTGGCTGTGGAGGCCAGTTCAGTGTTCTGAGTCTTCAAGTTTTTGACCTTGTCTTCAAGACGCGATATTCTCTCCAGCTTTCTTTTGCGGCACTTGGACGCCGCTATTCTGTTGCGCAGCTTTTTCCTCTCTGCTTTGATGCGCTCCTGGTTGtccatgtcaatgggagacaacGGCGGGCTGTCTACAAAGCACTGCATGTCGGGGACCGTCTGCGGCTCGTCCTTGAACGCCTGGAGTCGTGACAGCGCTGCCGCAGCCGCCTGTTGATGGGCGCTCATCAGATTAGAAGGTGGTGGtgggaatggaatggtatccGTGGAATAATTCACTGTGGTGCCCAATGGGCTATTTCCATAGCCGTTCAAAGTCGTGTACACTGGCAGATCTGACGGCAAGCCGACCGGGGCTGCGTTGGAGCCGATTAGGTCCAGTCTGTCCGGTGGTGCGCACGTCCCCTCGCTCAGTTGGTTCTGCTTGTGAAGATCCTCCAGCGCCTTCACGAAACCTTCCGCGAATTCTTGTTCGTCGCTGGCTGACTTCGGGTAGAGGAACTGAGAGGTTGGGGTCGTCGTAACCATTCCATTCGATTGGATAATCAACCGTTCTAGGTCCGGGGTGGCCAATTTCAAGAGTCCCAAGTCCGAAGAGTTCAGAATTCCGTCTGCGTCCCGGAGATTCGGTTTCAGATTGGAGCTTTGGTCGTCCAGGTTTAGACTCATGTCTTTTTTCATCATGCTGTTGTAGGAATAGAGGCTTGCGATCCCTCGAGTATTCAGCACACTACCAGGGTAGAGGGTTATTTCCATTATAACCCTTCACATGAGGGTCTGTTGAGCTTCACGCATAAACTAAGACGATTCAACAGTTAAACTCAGGCAATAAAACACAGTTCAGGTTAATTTCCTGTATTTTTCCTCTCTTCAAACTCTGATCGAGTTAATCGACTGTCCCCCTATAGCCTACCTTTTATGCCTGAGGCTAAAACAATAGTAGTGGCTTAGCTTTTCCTTCTCTTCTCGCCCGCGTCCAGCGCTTTTTCCCAATGGAACGACTGCTATGCACACACCCAACCCTCTGCTTGCTTGCTTCCTAACCCTAAAAATTCCATTATGTCACTTCAGCGCGCTAAGATTGGCCCAAAATGACGTATGCTTCCGGTCGGATTTAAATAATGGGCTGAACCAGTCATTATTACCATGGAGACTTTAGGTAAACTGCAAACAGTGCAGTGCATTGTGGTTTGATGTCATAAAATAGAATACTCGGGGTCGCCAAAAGAGACTGGGCGGGGCATTATTGGAAACTAGGAAGGCGCAAATAAGGTATATTCAGCTCACCCAATTTGAATTTAGACAATGGCGTCGTTTTGAGTGGTAAAGCGAAAGCAACCGACTGTAGATTGAAGTCGACGAGTGAAGTTGGGGGAGGTGCATCTGTGACAGCTGAAAATCGGACACGTGGTTTTCCAAAATCTATGTTTAGTGCGACACGTTGTTTATAATGCCGAAATAAACAACCCCCATATCATACACTCACAAGCTGAAAAAAATATGTGTGCATTGTAAACCAATTGTTGAGAGTTCCTCAAATATCACGTTCATTTGAATTACAGTaaagttggttcctgtttcagtcacGTCTTTGGTCACGTTCGCGTGGGTCAAACAAAAAccctaatgattggttgacaaatGAACCTCCAACAATGCAGGCGATTGCTGCAGGATGAAGTTGGTGAAGAGCAACTGCATAAACTTGCAGTCGACTACAGTCAAAACTTCAGGAGCTTTAATCACATGCTTTTTTTGCAAGTCAGACACTTTTTATCCCCGAAATGTAACACACTGAAAGGCGGTGACCATGACAACTGATCCACTCGAACGCGCCCATTGTTCACacccatttcaaatcaaattgtatttgtcacatgcgccgaatacaaccggtataaaccttgcagtgaaatgcttacttacaagcccttaaccaacaatgcagttttaagaaaaatacctacaaaaaaagttacaaataattaaagagcagcagtacaataacaaggctatatacatgggtaccggtacagagtcgaggtaatatgtgcatgtaggttgagttaaagtgactatgcatagataataaacggagagcagcagtgtaaaagaggggtctggatagccctttgattagctgctCAGGAGTCATATGACTTGGGGGTTAGAagttgttaagaagccttttggaccgagacttggcactccggtacctcttgccgtagtagagagaacagtctatgactaaggtggctggagtctttgacaatttctagggctttcctctgacaccgcctggtatagaggtcctgggtggcaggaagcttggccccagtgatgtacttgggCCGTACCCAGTACAGatggagagatt
Encoded proteins:
- the LOC115114226 gene encoding transcription factor JunD-like, with translation MEITLYPGSVLNTRGIASLYSYNSMMKKDMSLNLDDQSSNLKPNLRDADGILNSSDLGLLKLATPDLERLIIQSNGMVTTTPTSQFLYPKSASDEQEFAEGFVKALEDLHKQNQLSEGTCAPPDRLDLIGSNAAPVGLPSDLPVYTTLNGYGNSPLGTTVNYSTDTIPFPPPPSNLMSAHQQAAAAALSRLQAFKDEPQTVPDMQCFVDSPPLSPIDMDNQERIKAERKKLRNRIAASKCRKRKLERISRLEDKVKNLKTQNTELASTASVLREQVAQLKQKVMNHVSNGCQLMPKPVQVY